One window of Quercus robur chromosome 12, dhQueRobu3.1, whole genome shotgun sequence genomic DNA carries:
- the LOC126710060 gene encoding putative E3 ubiquitin-protein ligase RF298: MSVDSTGDLTLVVQEMDEVTDIGRKKGSKKGSVSVSPKDKGKNKRKLGDPSIRNPVNAPLSLTEFPRYEFSPEISQSSPCEVKLEVGLDQPKEGPETEASDPFDWEDDPLACQLEKILLSNLQDVFQNAIEKLVELGYSEEVAEKVVSRGGLYFEGKAPVMNIVKDTLYFLEQGKDTGASRDNMFDDLQQLVEYTVLEIVGVLREVRPSLSAVEAMWLLLICDLNVPQAIALEGDPFSGSGRKDVSGESSSSSSIPQFKSKAQSSGTTLPNPKEPNFPKPSLLNAQNPLPKTVKFGSFSNLPNPKDLASERVAPEKESTVSLSFTVEKSFGTTEECVQPTEQSCTCEEKSGAGRKGRTKKELAALRHKCIHMDKSYKTCGSKGSFRPGKHSSFGGFVLEKRLKPPSELAGVQMKNVVSKRGTEVGAEVPLADGSLPVSKIPSTLGATENAPTSTSSTAEMKSNPKAQVNTPKAPQIPDYYAGIPYDKSLGKYVPQDEKDELVLKLVPRLQELQDELQCWTEWANQKVMQAAHRLGKDQAELKALRLEKEEAEEKKKEKKILEENTTKRLSEMENALGNATAEVEIADSTLRRLEVQNSVLKEELEAAKLRASESAASYQETVEREQLTLKKVQSWEGQKAALQEELGTKKEMVAKLQKESGKAKNLYDKTETRWKQERMEKENLLAQAASIRQERERLEAQAKAEEEIIKQKAESEVQKYKEEIKKLEQKLSEMKMEADSSAIAALRSGTEASSSSTGSSGVQAMQRNQNPQGLKLERECAMCLSEEKTVLFLPCAHQLLCAKCNELHEKKGMMECPACRAPIMLRFNARFACP; encoded by the exons ATGTCTGTAGATTCAACTGGTGACTTGACTCTTGTTGTTCAAGAAATGGATGAAGTTACTGATATTGGTAGGAAGAAAGGTAGTAAGAAAGGGTCTGTATCTGTCTCACCCAAGgataaaggaaaaaacaagagaaaattaGGAGATCCTTCTATACGGAACCCAGTTAATGCCCCCCTGTCCTTGACTGAGTTCCCTAGGTATGAGTTCTCTCCCGAGATATCTCAAAGCTCTCCATGTGAAGTCAAATTGGAGGTGGGCTTGGATCAGCCTAAAGAGGGACCAGAAACGGAAGCATCTGATCCTTTTGACTGGGAGGATGATCCTCTTGCATGTCAGcttgaaaaaattttgttgtcTAACTTGCAAGATGTTTTCCAAAATGCAATAGAGAAGCTTGTTGAACTTGGGTATAGTGAGGAGGTTGCTGAAAAGGTCGTTTCGAGGGGTGGCCTTTATTTTGAAGGTAAAGCCCCTGTGATGAATATCGTGAAAgatactctctattttttggagcAAGGGAAAGATACCGGTGCTTCAAGAGACAACATGTTTGATGACTTACAGCAGCTGGTTGAGTACACGGTGTTGGAAATAGTCGGTGTGCTTAGGGAGGTTAGGCCATCCTTATCTGCTGTGGAAGCAATGTGGTTATTGTTGATATGTGACTTGAACGTTCCACAGGCTATTGCACTAGAAGGAGATCCTTTTAGTGGTTCTGGTCGTAAAGATGTTTCAGGAGAGAGCTCCTCTAGTTCCTCTATTCCCCAATTCAAATCCAAGGCACAAAGCTCTGGAACCACCCTCCCAAATCCCAAAGAACCAAATTTCCCGAAGCCTTCACTCCTTAATGCTCAAAATCCTCTGCCTAAAACAGTCAAATTTGGAAGTTTCTCGAATTTACCCAACCCTAAAGATCTTGCTTCGGAAAGGGTAGCTCCAGAAAAAGAGAGTACAGTTTCATTGTCATTCACTGTAGAGAAATCTTTTGGTACCACTGAAGAATGTGTCCAGCCTACTGAACAAagttgtacctgtgaagaaaaATCAGGAGCTGGTCGCAAGGGGCGGACCAAGAAAGAACTTGCAGCACTTCGGCACAAGTGCATTCATATGGATAAAAGTTACAAGACTTGTGGGTCAAAAGGGAGTTTTAGACCTGGGAAACACTCTAGCTTTGgtggttttgttttggaaaaaagaCTGAAACCACCATCTGAACTTGCTGGTGTACagatgaaaaatgttgtctcAAAGAGAGGTACAGAAGTTGGAGCTGAAGTCCCTTTAGCAGATGGAAGTCTTCCTGTTAGCAAGATTCCATCTACTTTAGGTGCAACAGAAAATGCTCCCACATCTACATCGTCTACAGCTGAGATGAAATCCAACCCAAAGGCCCAGGTCAACACCCCTAAGGCTCCTCAGATTCCTGATTACTATGCTGGAATTCCATATGACAAGTCTCTGGGAAAGTATGTACCGCAAGATGAGAAGGATGAACTGGTTTTGAAACTGGTTCCACGGCTGCAAGAACTACAGGATGAGCTGCAATGTTGGACTGAATGGGCCAATCAGAAGGTTATGCAGGCTGCTCATAGGCTTGGCAAGGATCAGGCTGAGCTTAAAGCATTGAGACTAGAGAAGGAAGAAGctgaagagaagaaaaaggagaagaaaatctTAGAGGAGAACACAACTAAGAGGCTGTCTGAGATGGAAAATGCCTTGGGTAATGCCACTGCTGAGGTTGAGATAGCAGATTCTACTCTTCGCAGGCTTGAGGTGCAAAATTCAGTGCTGAAGGAGGAGTTAGAGGCTGCAAAATTACGGGCTTCAGAGTCAGCTGCAAGTTATCAAGAAACAGTGGAGAGGGAGCAGCTGACTTTGAAAAAGGTCCAGTCATGGGAGGGGCAAAAGGCAGCATTGCAGGAAGAGCTTGGGACAAAGAAGGAAATGGTAGCTAAGTTGCAAAAGGAATCGGGCAAGGCTAAGAATCTCTACGACAAAACTGAG ACCCGATGGAAACAAGAGAGGATGGAGAAGGAAAACCTACTTGCCCAGGCTGCCTCCATAAGACAGGAAAGGGAACGACTTGAAGCTCAAGCAAAAGCAGAGGAGGAAATTATCAAACAGAAAGCAGAAAGTGAAGTGcagaaatataaagaagaaattaaaaagcttGAGCAGAAGCTTTCCGAAATGAAAATGGAGGCTGACTCTTCTGCAATAGCAGCACTTCGGAGTGGCACTGAAGCAAGTTCCTCCTCAACAGGCAGCTCAGGTGTCCAAGCTATGCAGCGCAACCAGAATCCTCAAGGCTTAAAACTGGAGCGGGAGTGTGCCATGTGCCTATCAGAGGAAAAGACAGTGCTTTTCCTTCCATGTGCACACCAGCTTCTCTGTGCAAAATGCAATGAGCtccatgagaaaaaagggaTGATGGAATGCCCTGCCTGCAGAGCCCCAATTATGTTGAGGTTTAATGCGCGTTTTGCTTGTCCATAG